From one Butyricimonas faecihominis genomic stretch:
- a CDS encoding polysaccharide biosynthesis/export family protein, translating into MSVYKLFIIVLCCVSVWGCASSKKVVYLQDVKVDGRIKAACEYRTVIHVDDLLSIIVSCDDIEAALPFNTPMIGLGKEVTSGNQQGASGYLVDKEGYVDFPVLGKLQVDGISRNELADLLKEKLSGYLKNPIVTIQFLNFKVTVLGEVRNPGSYKVNSERISILDALGMAGDLQINAKRKNVLVMREDGNEKVFSRVDLTSSELLHSPFFYLQQNDVVYVEPSRGRIVGGNAGTFLPYILSSVSTFVAVLALIIR; encoded by the coding sequence ATGTCTGTGTACAAATTATTTATAATCGTGTTGTGTTGCGTGAGTGTTTGGGGATGCGCTTCGAGTAAAAAAGTCGTCTATTTGCAGGATGTAAAGGTAGATGGCCGGATTAAGGCGGCATGTGAGTATCGGACCGTGATTCATGTGGACGATTTATTGTCAATTATCGTGTCGTGTGATGACATTGAGGCTGCCTTGCCGTTTAATACTCCGATGATTGGTTTGGGGAAAGAGGTCACGTCGGGTAATCAACAAGGGGCATCTGGTTATCTGGTAGATAAAGAGGGGTATGTTGATTTTCCTGTATTGGGTAAATTGCAGGTGGACGGTATCTCTCGTAATGAATTGGCAGACCTGTTGAAGGAGAAGTTGTCCGGTTATTTGAAGAACCCGATTGTGACGATTCAATTCCTGAATTTTAAGGTGACGGTTTTGGGAGAGGTGCGCAATCCCGGAAGTTACAAGGTAAATAGCGAGCGTATTTCGATTCTTGATGCCTTGGGAATGGCGGGTGATTTACAGATTAATGCCAAGAGAAAGAATGTTCTGGTGATGAGAGAAGACGGGAACGAGAAAGTCTTTTCTCGTGTCGATCTAACTTCGAGTGAGTTGTTACATTCCCCGTTTTTCTATTTGCAGCAAAATGACGTGGTGTATGTTGAACCGAGTCGTGGACGTATCGTGGGAGGTAACGCAGGAACTTTCCTGCCTTATATATTATCAAGTGTATCCACTTTCGTGGCCGTGTTGGCTTTAATAATAAGATGA
- a CDS encoding GumC family protein, producing the protein MNENVSREIQSDQEDVIDLGKLFYKILVRWRWFIISVPLCLAAALFYCLISTPVYDIHGKVMISDTKKGELGTNVMMKELGLFRAGDVYVENEMVELQSKNLMREVVRDLELNIRYTQECFFRGHELYNESPVKILVDHPECIKDTCLYVLLQANDEIIVTDPKGDVIRQGHFSESIPMGDYCISVEKNERYAGSELQKVRINLDSYETATKAFYKSLSITPLEKNTNAVRIALKDPVPGRGVELIHALVDRYNQNGVTDKQQVSAKTVEFINARLQVINGELGTIENDAERFKRTNKLTDLTSDAAFAMERKKLAGTELLKAQTELDVVRSIRLLTEKNEGGEFSLLPENMGLTDDGLNNALSRYNEMILRREKLLLSARENNPIVTGLDMQLRGVKSSIREAIGNVEKGLIIKIKGLERESLSVDERLTSVPTQEKQYRAIARQQELKENLFLFLMQKREEAEIAKLVYVPTAKIIEDPDAGEGPVSPKKSLILLLGCMLGVCIPVGIILGMDMLDSKVRSAEDIERVVRLPLLGTFPEVENGKVKIGEEDFMQSESMHLIREKLSYILKQQKSPVIMVTSTIPGEGKSMVATHLANAYAKAGRRVIVVGCDLRNPSLHNFLDRDHREGVSAYLAGLCDDPESLICRISDELYVMFGGVVPPNPVQLVAGPRMRELLEYLKDNYSCIILDTPPLGVLAEGFTLSKLADACVYVVRANVLRKESLRLLSELEKDKRLPDLGVVLNGVKVESGGYGYGYVYGYQYGYGYGNKNRKTS; encoded by the coding sequence ATGAACGAGAATGTCAGTAGAGAAATACAGTCTGATCAGGAAGATGTCATTGACTTGGGTAAGTTGTTTTATAAGATTCTAGTCCGGTGGCGTTGGTTTATCATCTCGGTGCCGCTGTGTCTGGCGGCGGCACTATTTTATTGTTTAATCAGTACGCCGGTGTATGATATTCACGGGAAGGTGATGATTAGTGACACGAAAAAGGGTGAGTTGGGAACGAACGTGATGATGAAGGAGTTGGGGTTGTTCCGGGCGGGGGATGTGTACGTGGAGAATGAAATGGTGGAATTGCAGTCGAAGAATTTGATGCGGGAGGTGGTTCGGGATTTGGAGTTAAATATACGTTATACTCAAGAATGTTTCTTCCGGGGACATGAGTTGTACAACGAGTCTCCCGTGAAGATACTGGTTGATCATCCGGAGTGCATAAAAGATACTTGCCTGTACGTTCTTTTACAAGCAAATGACGAGATTATCGTGACGGATCCGAAAGGGGACGTGATCCGGCAAGGACATTTTTCGGAGAGTATTCCTATGGGGGATTACTGTATCTCTGTGGAAAAGAATGAGAGATATGCGGGGAGTGAATTACAGAAAGTTCGGATCAATTTGGATTCATACGAAACTGCCACGAAGGCTTTTTATAAAAGTTTGAGCATCACGCCACTAGAAAAGAATACAAATGCCGTGCGGATTGCGCTGAAAGACCCGGTTCCGGGACGAGGTGTAGAGTTGATACACGCTTTGGTGGATCGCTATAACCAGAACGGGGTGACGGATAAACAACAGGTTTCGGCCAAGACGGTGGAGTTTATTAATGCTCGCTTGCAGGTAATAAACGGGGAATTGGGAACGATAGAGAATGATGCCGAACGTTTTAAGCGCACGAATAAGCTGACGGATCTGACTTCTGATGCGGCTTTTGCCATGGAAAGGAAAAAGTTGGCCGGAACGGAGTTACTAAAGGCTCAAACGGAGTTGGACGTGGTGCGAAGTATTCGATTGCTGACGGAAAAGAACGAGGGTGGGGAGTTCTCGTTGCTACCGGAGAATATGGGGTTGACGGACGACGGGTTGAATAACGCTCTTTCCCGTTATAACGAAATGATATTACGACGCGAGAAATTATTGTTGAGTGCCCGGGAGAATAACCCGATCGTGACGGGGTTGGATATGCAGTTGCGAGGGGTGAAGAGTAGTATCCGGGAGGCCATCGGAAACGTGGAAAAGGGATTGATTATAAAAATCAAAGGGTTGGAACGGGAAAGTCTTTCGGTGGACGAACGATTGACTTCAGTACCCACGCAGGAGAAACAATACCGGGCAATAGCCCGCCAGCAGGAGTTGAAGGAGAATTTGTTTCTTTTTCTGATGCAAAAGCGGGAAGAGGCGGAAATTGCGAAATTGGTTTATGTGCCGACAGCGAAGATTATCGAAGATCCTGATGCGGGAGAGGGGCCTGTAAGCCCGAAGAAATCGTTGATTTTGTTGTTGGGGTGTATGTTGGGCGTGTGTATACCCGTGGGGATTATTCTGGGAATGGATATGTTGGATTCGAAAGTAAGGAGTGCTGAAGATATTGAACGGGTGGTTCGTTTGCCTTTGCTGGGAACCTTCCCGGAGGTAGAAAATGGGAAAGTGAAGATTGGGGAGGAGGATTTTATGCAGTCGGAGTCAATGCACTTGATCCGGGAAAAGTTGAGTTATATTCTTAAACAGCAAAAGTCCCCGGTGATTATGGTGACTTCTACCATTCCCGGAGAAGGAAAATCTATGGTTGCAACTCATCTGGCCAACGCATATGCCAAGGCAGGAAGGCGGGTGATTGTTGTCGGGTGTGACTTGCGGAATCCCAGTCTGCATAATTTTTTGGACCGGGATCACCGGGAAGGGGTGTCGGCTTATCTGGCAGGATTGTGTGATGATCCGGAATCGTTGATCTGCCGGATCAGCGATGAGTTGTATGTAATGTTTGGAGGTGTTGTTCCACCTAATCCGGTGCAGTTGGTTGCCGGTCCCCGGATGCGGGAGTTATTGGAATATCTGAAAGACAATTATTCTTGTATTATTCTGGATACACCCCCTCTGGGAGTATTGGCAGAAGGCTTTACGTTGAGTAAGCTGGCGGACGCCTGTGTTTACGTGGTGAGGGCTAATGTGCTGAGAAAGGAATCGTTAAGACTTTTATCCGAGCTGGAAAAAGATAAGCGTTTACCGGATTTAGGGGTTGTTCTCAACGGGGTAAAGGTTGAATCGGGCGGGTACGGGTACGGTTATGTATACGGCTATCAATACGGTTATGGTTACGGGAATAAGAATCGTAAAACTTCTTGA
- a CDS encoding tyrosine-protein phosphatase, whose product MLFFNRRKRYFFEYENDIHAHVLPGLDDGVKTMDEAVMIVKRMEQVGLRRLTCTPHVAYPAMINTPKDVESMLFVLKSRLREEGVRVEVDSGAEYRMGEFMLELLERGEIMASNRGEVLVEHSFVGPSNYVDDILFGLQGRGFCPVLAHPERYPFYAKDIVRYCERFKEKGGKVQVNILSFAGFYGKEAMMGARKLCDAALADYYAGDIHSLQQEMLMEKYIGGAW is encoded by the coding sequence ATGTTGTTTTTTAATAGACGTAAACGATATTTTTTCGAGTATGAAAATGATATACATGCTCATGTTTTACCCGGTTTGGATGATGGGGTGAAGACGATGGATGAGGCCGTGATGATCGTGAAACGGATGGAACAAGTGGGATTGAGACGATTGACGTGTACGCCCCACGTGGCTTACCCGGCTATGATAAATACACCGAAAGATGTGGAGAGTATGTTGTTCGTGTTGAAGTCCCGCTTGCGGGAAGAGGGGGTGCGTGTAGAGGTGGATTCCGGGGCGGAATACCGGATGGGGGAGTTTATGCTGGAGTTGTTGGAAAGGGGAGAAATCATGGCATCGAACCGGGGAGAAGTGTTGGTTGAGCATAGTTTTGTCGGGCCGTCTAATTACGTGGATGATATATTATTTGGCTTACAGGGACGGGGATTTTGTCCTGTGCTGGCGCATCCGGAACGGTATCCGTTTTACGCGAAGGATATTGTCCGGTATTGTGAGCGGTTTAAAGAAAAAGGTGGAAAGGTGCAGGTGAATATACTTTCATTTGCAGGATTCTATGGCAAAGAGGCTATGATGGGAGCCCGAAAATTGTGTGATGCCGCTTTGGCCGATTATTATGCCGGGGATATTCATAGCTTGCAGCAAGAGATGTTAATGGAAAAATATATAGGAGGAGCGTGGTAA